Proteins encoded in a region of the Cheilinus undulatus linkage group 8, ASM1832078v1, whole genome shotgun sequence genome:
- the LOC121513460 gene encoding trichohyalin-like has translation MPRPLTWFNCRPKRMDCSASTVKVPTSHRWAERVAIEGGPRHAECTEDQPKDGECPERLEERSHDQKIPRGGPQENQRRTRGGPEENQRRTRGEPGKDQRRTRGEPEENQRRTRGEPEEDQRRTRGEPEEDHRRTRGGPEEGQRRTRGGPEENQGRTRGEPEENQRRTRGEPEEDHRRTRGGPEEDQRRTSKEPEEDQRRTRGGPEKNQRRTRGEPEENQRRTRGGPEEDQRRARVEPEENQRRTRGEPEEDQRRTRGEPEEDQRRTRGGPEENQRRTRGGPEEGQRRTRGGPEEDRGRTRGGPEEDQGRTRGGPEEDQGRTREEDQRRTRGGPEEDQRWTREEPEENQRRTRGGPKEDQRRTRGGLVKNQRRTRGKPEEDQRRTRGGPEEDQRRTSEEPEEDQRRTRDGPEKNQRRTRGEPEEIQRRTRGEPEESQRRTRGGPEENQRRTRGEPEESQRRTRGGPEENQRRTREEPEENQRRTREEPEENQRRARGGPEENQRRTRGEPEEDQRRTRGGPEENQRRTREEPEEDQRRTRGEPEENQRRSRGGPGENQRRTREEPEVNQRRTRGGPKEDQRRTRGGLVKNQRRTRGEPVEDQRRARGEPEENQRRTREEPEENQRRSRGGPGEDQRRTRGGPGEDQGRTRGGPEEDQGRTRGEPEENQRRTRGGPEMDQRRTRGEPEKNQRRTKGGPEEDQRRTRGGLAKNQRRTRGEPEMDQRRTRGEPEENQRRTRGGPEENQRRARGEPGEDQRRTREEPEENQRRARGGPEEDQRRTRGGPEKNQRRTRGGPEKNQRRTRGEPEEDQRRTRGGPEENQRRTRGEPEEDQRRTSEEPEEDQRRTRGGPEKNQRRTREEPEENQRRTRGDPEEDQGRIRGEPEKNQSGGPEKSQRRTRGEPEEDQRRTRGEPEEIQRRTRGGPEEDQRRTGGGPGEDQGRTRGGPGEDQRRTRGKPEEDQGRTRGGPEENQRRTRGKPEEDQRRTRGESEENQRRTRGGPEKNQRRTREELEENQRRTRGEPEEIQRRTRGGPEEDQRWTRGGPEEDQGRTTGGPGEDQRRTRGGPEENQRKTRGGPGEDQRRTTGEPEEDYRRTRGGPGENQRRTTGEPEEDYRRTRGGPGENQSRTRVYAGIPRSCESIVRPFKPCLTFLSRLTVCQNNLGANRKSSSMASLNSSHTWISSSSTPEAT, from the exons ATGCCGCGTCCTTTGACATGGTTCAACTGCCGTCCCAAGCGTATGGACTGCAGTGCGTCAACAGTCAAAGTCCCCACCAGCCACCGCTGGGCTGAGCGTGTGGCTATTGAG GGTGGACCACGCCATGCTGAGTGTACAGAAGACCAGCCCAAGGATGGTGAATG CCCTGAGCGGCTGGAGGAGAGATCACATGACCAGAAGATACCCAGAGGAGGACCACAGGAGAACCAGAGGAGGACCAGAGGAGGGCCAGAGGAGAACCAGAGGAGGACCAGAGGAGAACCAGGGAAGGACCAGAGGAGAACCAGAGGAGAACCAGAGGAGAACCAGAGGAGGACCAGAGGAGAACCAGAGGAGGACCAGAGGAGAACCAGAGGAGAACCAGAGGAGGACCACAGGAGAACCAGAGGAGGACCAGAGGAGGGCCAGAGGAGAACCAGAGGAGGACCAGAGGAGAACCAGGGAAGGACCAGAGGAGAACCAGAGGAGAACCAGAGGAGGACCAGAGGAGAACCAGAGGAGGACCACAGGAGAACCAGAGGAGGACCAGAGGAGGACCAGAGGAGGACTAGCAAAGAACCAGAGGAGGACCAGAGGAGAACCAGAGGAGGACCAGAGAAGAACCAGAGGAGAACCAGAGGAGAACCAGAGGAGAACCAGAGGAGAACCAGAGGAGGACCAGAGGAGGACCAGAGGAGGGCCAGAGTAGAACCAGAGGAGAACCAGAGGAGGACCAGAGGAGAACCAGAGGAGGACCAGAGGAGAACCAGAGGAGAACCAGAGGAGGACCAGAGGAGAACCAGAGGAGGACCAGAGGAGAACCAGAGGAGAACCAGAGGAGGACCAGAGGAGGGCCAGAGGAGAACCAGAGGAGGACCAGAGGAGGACCGGGGGAGGACCAGGGGAGGACCAGAGGAGGACCAGGGGAGGACCAGGGGAGGACCAGAGGAGGACCAGGGGAGGACCAGAG AGGAGGACCAAAGGAGGACCAGAGGAGGACCAGAGGAGGACCAGAGATGGACCAGAGAAGAACCAGAGGAGAACCAGAGAAGAACCAGAGGAGGACCAAAGGAGGACCAGAGGAGGACCAGAGGAGGATTAGTGAAGAACCAGAGGAGAACCAGAGGAAAACCAGAGGAGGACCAAAGGAGAACCAGAGGAGGACCAGAGGAGGACCAGAGGAGGACTAGCGAAGAACCAGAGGAGGACCAGAGGAGAACCAGAGATGGACCAGAGAAGAACCAGAGGAGAACCAGAGGAGAACCAGAGGAGATCCAGAGGAGGACCAGGGGAGAACCAGAGGAGAGCCAGAGGAGAACCAGGGGAGGACCAGAGGAGAACCAGAGAAGAACCAGAGGAGAACCAGAGGAGAGCCAGAGGAGGACCAGAGGAGGACCAGAGGAGAACCAGAGGAGGACCAGAGAAGAACCAGAGGAGAACCAGAGGAGGACCAGAGAAGAACCAGAGGAGAACCAGAGGAGAGCCAGAGGAGGACCAGAGGAGAACCAGAGGAGGACCAGAGGAGAACCAGAGGAGGACCAGAGGAGAACCAGAGGAGGACCAGAGGAGAACCAGAGGAGGACCAGAGAAGAACCAGAGGAGGACCAGAGAAGAACCAGAGGAGAACCAGAGGAGAACCAGAGGAGATCCAGAGGAGGACCAGGGGAGAATCAGAGGAGAACCAGAGAAGAACCAGAGGTGAACCAGAGAAGAACCAGAGGAGGACCAAAGGAGGACCAGAGGAGGACCAGAGGAGGATTAGTGAAGAACCAGAGGAGAACCAGAGGAGAACCAGTGGAGGACCAGAGAAGAGCCAGAGGAGAACCAGAGGAGAACCAGAGGAGGACCAGAGAAGAACCAGAGGAGAACCAGAGGAGATCCAGAGGAGGACCAGGGGAGGACCAGAGGAGGACCAGAGGAGGACCGGGGGAGGACCAGGGGAGGACCAGGGGAGGACCAGAGGAGGACCAGGGGAGGACCAGAGGAGAACCAGAGGAAAACCAGAGGAGGACCAGGGGAGGACCAGAGATGGACCAGAGAAGAACCAGAGGAGAACCAGAGAAGAACCAGAGGAGGACCAAAGGAGGACCAGAGGAGGACCAGAGGAGGACCAGAGGAGGACTAGCGAAGAACCAGAGGAGGACCAGAGGAGAACCAGAGATGGACCAGAGAAGAACCAGAGGAGAACCAGAGGAGAACCAGAGGAGAACCAGAGGAGGACCAGAGGAGAACCAGAGGAGAGCCAGAGGAGAACCAGGGGAGGACCAGAGGAGAACCAGAGAAGAACCAGAGGAGAACCAGAGGAGAGCCAGAGGAGGACCAGAGGAGGACCAGAGGAGAACCAGAGGAGGACCAGAGAAGAACCAGAGGAGAACCAGAGGAGGACCAGAGAAGAACCAGAGGAGAACCAGAGGAGAGCCAGAGGAGGACCAGAGGAGAACCAGAGGAGGACCAGAGGAGAACCAGAGGAGGACCAGAGGAGAACCAGAGGAGGACCAGAGGAGGACTAGCGAAGAACCAGAGGAGGACCAGAGGAGAACCAGAGGAGGACCAGAGAAGAACCAGAGGAGGACCAGAGAAGAACCAGAGGAGAACCAGAGGAGAACCAGAGGAGATCCAGAGGAGGACCAGGGGAGAATCAGAGGAGAACCAGAGAAGAACCAGAG TGGAGGACCAGAGAAGAGCCAGAGGAGAACCAGAGGAGAACCAGAGGAGGACCAGAGAAGAACCAGAGGAGAACCAGAGGAGATCCAGAGGAGGACCAGGGGAGGACCAGAGGAGGACCAGAGGAGGACCGGGGGAGGACCAGGGGAGGACCAGGGGAGGACCAGAGGAGGACCAGGGGAGGACCAGAGGAGAACCAGAGGAAAACCAGAGGAGGACCAGGGGAGGACCAGAGGAGGACCAGAGGAGAACCAGAGGAGAACCAGAGGAAAACCAGAGGAGGACCAAAGGAGAACCAGAGGAGAATCAGAGGAGAACCAGAGAAGAACCAGAGGAGGACCAGAGAAGAACCAGAGGAGAACCAGAGAAGAACTAGAGGAGAACCAGAGGAGAACCAGAGGAGAACCAGAGGAGATCCAGAGGAGGACCAGGGGAGGACCAGAGGAGGACCAGAGGTGGACCAGAGGAGGACCAGAGGAGGACCAGGGGAGGACCACGGGAGGACCAGGGGAGGACCAGAGGAGGACCAGGGGAGGACCAGAGGAGAACCAGAGGAAAACCAGAGGAGGACCAGGGGAGGACCAGAGGAGGACCACAGGAGAACCAGAGGAGGACTACAGGAGAACCAGAGGAGGACCAGGGGAGAACCAGAGGAGGACCACAGGAGAACCAGAGGAGGACTACAGGAGAACCAGAGGAGGACCAGGGGAGAACCAGAGTAGGACCAGGGTTTATGCAGGAATTCCCAGATCCTGTGAGTCCATCGTGCGA